One window of uncultured Trichococcus sp. genomic DNA carries:
- the epsC gene encoding serine O-acetyltransferase EpsC, producing the protein MNRLRETIQTIKDHDPAARSTLEVVLTYPGLHAILIYDIAHFFYKRKWYTFSRVLSHLGRFLTGIEIHPGATIGHRLFIDHGMGIVIGETAEVGDDVMIYHGVTLGGTGKDTGKRHPTIGNNVLLSAHVQVLGPIKIGDNAKIGASAVVVSEIPPDVTAVGIPAKIVRYHNHKLK; encoded by the coding sequence TTGAATAGATTACGCGAAACAATTCAAACCATAAAAGATCATGATCCGGCTGCAAGGAGTACGTTGGAAGTCGTTCTGACGTACCCGGGGTTACATGCCATCCTTATATATGATATCGCTCATTTTTTTTATAAGCGAAAATGGTATACCTTCAGTCGGGTGCTTTCGCATCTGGGGCGTTTCTTGACCGGAATCGAGATCCATCCCGGAGCGACGATCGGCCATCGTCTGTTCATCGACCATGGCATGGGGATCGTCATCGGGGAGACAGCCGAAGTCGGCGATGATGTCATGATCTACCATGGCGTAACGTTGGGCGGCACCGGGAAAGACACCGGCAAGCGCCATCCCACCATCGGGAACAATGTGCTGTTGTCCGCCCATGTGCAGGTGCTGGGGCCGATCAAAATCGGCGACAATGCCAAAATCGGGGCATCCGCTGTCGTCGTCAGCGAAATTCCGCCTGATGTCACAGCAGTCGGCATCCCGGCAAAAATCGTCCGTTACCATAACCATAAGCTGAAATAA